Genomic DNA from Niabella ginsenosidivorans:
ATACCTGAGCGATGAGATTATGCAGGAAACACCCGACATTGAAGAGCGCATTGCCTATGAACCTTTAGGTGTTATTGCCAACATCTCTGCCTGGAATTACCCGTATTTAGTAGGTGTAAATGTTTTTGTGCCCGCATTGTTAGCCGGTAATGCTGTTTTATATAAACCTTCAGAATACGCATCACTTACCGGACTGGAAATAGAACGGTTGTGGAAGGAGGCCGGGCTGGAAAAAGATCTTTTCTTAACAGCCATCGGCACCGGCAGCATTGGTGCGCTTCTTTTAGAAATGCCTTTTGATGGTTATTTTTTTACCGGCAGTTATAAAACAGGCGCGCATGTCTATAAGCAGGTGGCCGCCAAAATGGTGCCCTGCCAATGTGAACTGGGCGGCAAGGACCCATTGTATGTGACAGATGATGTGGCAGATATTACAGCTGTTGCAGCGGCTACCGCAGACGGTGCTTTTTACAACAACGGGCAAAGCTGCTGTTCCGTAGAGCGCATTTATGTGCACGAAAGCATGTATGAGCAGTACGTTGATGCTTTTGTAAAAGAAGTAAGCTCCTGGAAAACCGGCGCGCCTACCACAGAAGGCGTTTACTTTGGGCCTCTTACCCGCAAGGAGCAGCTTGCTGTTTTAGAAGCCCAGGTTGCGGATGCAGTGCAAAAAGGAGCACGGGTGCTTACCGGTGGAAAAAGAGGCGAGGGAAAAGGTTACTATTTTCAGCCGACCATTCTTACTGATGTTACGGCGGCTATGCAGGTAATGCGGGAAGAATCATTTGGTCCCGTCATCGGCATTATGAAAGTAAAAAATGATGAAGAGGCCATTGCCCAGATGAAAGACACTGAGTATGGCCTTACTGCATCTGTATACAGCGCTTCCCGTACAAGGGCTGAGCATATCCTGCGCCAGATCAATGCCGGAACCGGGTACTGGAACTGCTGCGACCGGGTAAGCGCTGCATTGCCCTGGAGCGGACGGAATCATTCAGGTTTCGGCACTACTTTATCGCACGCCGGTTTAAGAGCTTTTACAAACCCGAAAGCCTATCATTTAAGAAAAGTATAAAAGAATCCAGGTTGTACCCATAACAGGATCATTTGAGCTACTGTTATAAGAGCCGGCTTAATGTGTAGATCAGCAATCCTACCAGGCCACCAACCAGGGTACCGTTGATACGGATAAACTGTAAGTCCTTTCCCACTTCCAGCTCCAGCTTATTGCTCAGCTCCTTGCCCTCCCAGTTGCCTACGGTATTGCTGATGAGCCGGCCGGCCTGTTCCGTATTTCTCAGAATATAGGAATAGGCGTTGCGGCGGATCCATCCGTCAATCCGGTCCCGCAATACTGCGTCCTGCTGCAGACTTTCTTCAAGATCTTTTATGGATCTTCTGATATAGTTCCGGAGAACGGAATTACCGGATGAAAGATCCCGTACAATGCTTGTCTGCGCGCTTTTCCAGATGGATGTTGCATAATCCTTCAGCTTTTCTTCTGAAAGTAACTGGTCTTTCAGCTCCTGCAATTCTTTTTGCCATTGGGAGCTTGTTTTTAAAGCAGTTGCAAAATTCAATAACTGTTTATGAATATCCCTGCGGATCTTATGGTCCGGGTCTTTTTCAATTTCATCAAGATATTTTGCAATACCGGCGGTCAGTTTGGAGGCAATATAATTATTAACAAAGCCCGGTATCAGAAAATGACTTTCCTGTTTTACTTTTTGTTTTACCAGGGCCTCATTATCGATCACGTAATTTTTTACCTTGTTTACCAGAAAACCAAGCAGGCGTGCATGATCTCCACGGTCAATTATCAGCGTCAGCCCGTTTGCTGCAATCTCGTTAAACTGAATATCCTTTAGCAATGCACCCGACTTTTTGGTGATAAAGCTGACCACCATTGCTTCATCCGCCTTTTCCACCATCTGTTTTAAAAGATGCCCTGCTTCTGTAACCAGCAGCTCAATATTTGTCTCCTTACTGAGCCAGTTCGCTATAAAAGAACTGATCTGCAGTTTGTCTATATAAGGCCGCAGCGTTTTTGCATTTAAAAAGTTGTCCACTACAAAATTGCCCAGGTTATTGCCAATGTCCTTCTTTTTATTCTCAATAAGATTGGTATGCGGTATGGGCAACCCCAACGGGTGATGGAACAAAGCGGTTACCGCAAACCAGTCTGCCAGTGCGCCTACCATTGCGGCCTCGGCAAAAGCCTTTACATAACCGATCCATGCGTCTGTCCTTGTTTTCAACAGGTACACGCAAACAACAAACAGCGCCATCATTAACAGGAACAAACCTGTTGCCAGTGCTTTGTGCCTGCGCAGCTGCGTCCTTTTAAACGTGTCTGTTGATCTGTGATCTTTATTCATCATTATCCAGGTATAGGAACAATATCTTTATATACAAACAACAAGTATGCCCGGTTTTGCATTACAGCTAAGAGAGTAACGCCCATCTGCCGAGCGGGCAGGTAACGAAGATGTTATTTGTACCAAAACTGACAAAAAAATAATACCAATACTATTTTAAAAATATAAAAAATTGCTGTGATTCAATTTATACCTCCCTGCTGAATGTTAATTTTGCCGCGCATGAACTATAAAACAGAAGCCGGAAGAACCCTGCGCCTTGCGTTTCCTATTATTTTGGGCGAGCTGGCCCAGATTTCTTTGCACCTGGTAGATACGGCTATGATCGGCGCATTAGGATACAGGGAACTGGCCGCAGCAGCATTGGTATTAAATGTGATCAATATTCCTTTTGTGCTGGGCATAGGAATTACTATTTCTGTGGCACAAATGGTATCCCTGGCACATGGACGGTTCGACCGGCAGCTGATATCGCATTACCTGTATAATGGTTTTATTCTTTGTACCCTTACGGCTGTTCTTATTTCCGGCGCCTTAATAGGCGGTACACACATATTATACCACCTGGATCAGAAAGATCCGCAGGTAGTGGCTTATGCCATTCCGCTGATGCGGGTAATGGGGCTGTCTATTATTCCCATGATCCTGTTTATGACGCTGAAACAATTTGCAGACGGGCTGCAGTATACCAAAACGGCAATGGTGCTGTCTGTAAGCGCGGTGCCTTTAAATGCCCTGTTAAACTGGATCTTCATATACGGGCATTTCGGTATTCCTGAATTCGGCCTGATCGGCGCGGGCTATGCCACGCTCATAACCCGCACCCTTATTTTTATAGTGCTGGCAATTGTAATACTCAGGCACCGCATCTTCCGGCCCTACATCAGGGTGGCAAAGAACCAATGGAAATTACGGTGGAGCACTATACGGCAATTATTGAAAATAGGTATTCCCAGCAGTCTGCAGATCGG
This window encodes:
- a CDS encoding MATE family efflux transporter translates to MNYKTEAGRTLRLAFPIILGELAQISLHLVDTAMIGALGYRELAAAALVLNVINIPFVLGIGITISVAQMVSLAHGRFDRQLISHYLYNGFILCTLTAVLISGALIGGTHILYHLDQKDPQVVAYAIPLMRVMGLSIIPMILFMTLKQFADGLQYTKTAMVLSVSAVPLNALLNWIFIYGHFGIPEFGLIGAGYATLITRTLIFIVLAIVILRHRIFRPYIRVAKNQWKLRWSTIRQLLKIGIPSSLQIGMEAGAFAVSGILMGTIDATTQAAHQIALSCASFTFMVSMGLSQAGSIRVSTAFGARDLKRISVIGKSTIVLALIYGSFCCLLFILLRKQLPLLFNNNTEVLSIAATLLFMAAIFQISDSIQAISAGLLRGIKDVNVPTLFIAIAYWALGIPIGSLLAFRFHMGGVGIWLGLIAGLSFSALFLTIRFLRKASSSCY
- a CDS encoding DUF445 domain-containing protein is translated as MMNKDHRSTDTFKRTQLRRHKALATGLFLLMMALFVVCVYLLKTRTDAWIGYVKAFAEAAMVGALADWFAVTALFHHPLGLPIPHTNLIENKKKDIGNNLGNFVVDNFLNAKTLRPYIDKLQISSFIANWLSKETNIELLVTEAGHLLKQMVEKADEAMVVSFITKKSGALLKDIQFNEIAANGLTLIIDRGDHARLLGFLVNKVKNYVIDNEALVKQKVKQESHFLIPGFVNNYIASKLTAGIAKYLDEIEKDPDHKIRRDIHKQLLNFATALKTSSQWQKELQELKDQLLSEEKLKDYATSIWKSAQTSIVRDLSSGNSVLRNYIRRSIKDLEESLQQDAVLRDRIDGWIRRNAYSYILRNTEQAGRLISNTVGNWEGKELSNKLELEVGKDLQFIRINGTLVGGLVGLLIYTLSRLL
- a CDS encoding aldehyde dehydrogenase family protein — protein: MEVINPTTEERITTLTEDNEATLQKKRDRLSMAQPAWQARPLAERITVVKKFRDLLAVNREPLSQVLTSETGKPLAQSRNEINSATARIDWLADNAAKYLSDEIMQETPDIEERIAYEPLGVIANISAWNYPYLVGVNVFVPALLAGNAVLYKPSEYASLTGLEIERLWKEAGLEKDLFLTAIGTGSIGALLLEMPFDGYFFTGSYKTGAHVYKQVAAKMVPCQCELGGKDPLYVTDDVADITAVAAATADGAFYNNGQSCCSVERIYVHESMYEQYVDAFVKEVSSWKTGAPTTEGVYFGPLTRKEQLAVLEAQVADAVQKGARVLTGGKRGEGKGYYFQPTILTDVTAAMQVMREESFGPVIGIMKVKNDEEAIAQMKDTEYGLTASVYSASRTRAEHILRQINAGTGYWNCCDRVSAALPWSGRNHSGFGTTLSHAGLRAFTNPKAYHLRKV